A genomic window from Enoplosus armatus isolate fEnoArm2 chromosome 20, fEnoArm2.hap1, whole genome shotgun sequence includes:
- the fads6 gene encoding fatty acid desaturase 6: MQNVLEEWREGRDERMGEMLTKRKGDPECSSEVVKKNGGTGGVEVEKESLMMELTRLVQKMVKESSWWERRGIDCSILAAAFLCLPPAFLLLSSSQILWFSAGMLLMGVAHAVITIKGTHLASHGALSESQAWGKFWAVFFIEICGSFSARAGVQGHIKMHHAHTNVIGLGDSSVWKVPFLPRTVYLFVAPLAVPIITPLVALAHLKGHSLAHVVRTVLMVTLGLYSQYWLLIHVSGFLSPHSALLCMLACRAMFSMPYIHVNIFQHIGLHMFSPTRRPKRIYQMTHGVLNLPRNPLLDWVFGHSLINCHVEHHLFPFLSDNMCLKVKPVVSKYLTEKQLPYQEDSYLSRLQLFFHKYQELMVFAPPITELVGVQ, encoded by the exons ATGCAGAATGtactggaggagtggagggaagGACGGGATGAGAGGATGGGGGAGATGTTAACCAAGAGGAAGGGGGATCCAGAGTGCAGCAGTGAAGTGGTGAAGAAGAATGGAGGGACAGGTGGGGTAGAGGTGGAGAAGGAGTCTCTGATGATGGAGCTGACGAGGCTGGTGCAGAAGATGGTGAAAGAGAGCAGctggtgggagaggagggggatcGATTGCAGCATCCTGGCAGCAGCATTCCTCTGTTTGCCACCAG CCTTCCTGCTGCTGAGCTCCTCTCAGATCCTGTGGTTTTCAGCGGGCATGCTGCTGATGGGTGTGGCTCACGCTGTCATCACCATCAAAGGGACACATCTGGCCAGCCACGGGGCGCTGAGCGAGTCGCAGGCCTGGGGAAAGTTCTGGGCCGTCTTCTTCATCGAG ATTTGTGGCTCATTCTCAGCGCGAGCCGGCGTTCAGGGCCACATTAAGATGCACCACGCTCATACTAACGTCATCGGACTCGGGGACTCCAGCGTGTGGAAGGTCCCCTTCCTGCCTCGCACTGTCTACCTGTTCGTAGCCCCCCTGGCCGTGCCCATCATCACCCCCCTGGTTGCGCTCG CTCACCTCAAAGGACACTCCTTGGCTCACGTCGTTAGGACCGTCCTGATGGTAACACTGGGCCTGTACTCACAGTACTGGCTGCTGATCCACGTCTCCGGGTTCCTGTCACCTCACAGCGCTTTGCTCTGTATGCTTGCATGCAGAGCGATGTTCAGCATGCCGTATATCCACGTCAACATTTTCCAG CACATTGGCCTCCACATGTTCTCGCCGACCCGCCGACCAAAGAGGATCTACCAGATGACCCACGGAGTCCTGAACCTGCCGCGGAACCCCCTGCTGGACTGGGTGTTTGGACACTCGCTTATCAACTGCCACGTGGAGCACCATCTCTTCCCCTTCCTGTCTGATAACATGTGTTTGAAG GTGAAGCCCGTTGTGTCCAAGTATCTGACTGAAAAGCAGCTCCCATACCAGGAGGACAGCTACCTCTCCCGCCTGCAGCTTTTCTTCCACAAGTACCAGGAACTGATGGTGTTTGCCCCCCCGATCACAGAGCTGGTGGGAGTGCAGTGA
- the ush1gb gene encoding pre-mRNA splicing regulator USH1G, whose protein sequence is MNDRYHRAARDGYLDVLKEATRKELNAPDEDGMTPTLWAAYHGNLEALRLIVGRGGDPDKCDIWGNTPLHLAAANGHHNCLSFLVAFGANVWCLDNDYHTPLDMAATKGHMDCVRYLDSIAAKQITLNPKLVGKLKDRAFRAAERRIKDCAKLQRKHRERMERRFMKESAALDNLDAISFSSYTSGSTLRSKFNTVTSNMPYSQATLHSTAKGKAKIQKKMEKKKQVDGTFKIYEDGRKSVRSLSGLQLGNDVMFLKQGTYANPKERSRLNIRDMFPRDNDDDADTVSRAMSDPGLHEAAYSEISADSGRDSLFTRPGLGTMVFRRNYMSGGMFGIGARDEGSVAGSEPLGRAPNVRLRGRLPQRSPSFDEDSIGSALSLQERNLQELPWEETDVGLDQDLEPENSPLETFLASQSLSEFMQIFRREKIDLQALLLCSDQDLTSIHIPLGPRKKLLDACKRRLETLDEPEAIEDTEL, encoded by the exons ATGAACGACCGGTACCACCGGGCGGCCCGGGACGGCTACCTGGACGTGCTGAAGGAGGCCACACGGAAGGAGCTGAACGCACCGGACGAGGACGGGATGACACCGACCTTATGGGCCGCTTACCACGGCAACCTGGAGGCGCTCCGGCTCATCGTGGGGAGAGG AGGTGACCCGGACAAGTGCGACATCTGGGGGAACACGCCGCTCCACCTGGCAGCTGCCAACGGCCACCACAACTGCCTGTCCTTCCTGGTGGCTTTCGGTGCCAACGTGTGGTGTCTGGACAATGACTACCACACACCGCTGGACATGGCCGCCACCAAGGGACACATGGACTGCGTTCGCTACCTGGACTCCATCGCTGCCAAGCAGATCACCCTCAACCCGAAGCTGGTCGGCAAACTCAAGGACCGGGCCTTCCGCGCCGCAGAGCGTCGGATCAAAGACTGCGCAAAGCTCCAGAGGAAGCACCGTGAACGTATGGAGAGGAGGTTCATGAAGGAGTCAGCGGCTTTAGACAACTTGGATGCTATTAGCTTTTCTAGCTACACCAGCGGCAGCACACTGAGGAGCAAGTTCAACACTGTCACCTCCAACATGCCATACTCGCAG GCCACCCTGCATTCCACAGCCAAGGGCAAGGCCAAGATacagaagaagatggagaagaagaagcaggttGATGGAACGTTCAAGATCTACGAGGACGGGAGAAAAAGTGTGCGCTCGTTGTCTGGCCTGCAGCTTGGCAATGACGTCATGTTCCTCAAACAGGGCACATACGCCAACCCTAAGGAGCGGTCACGCCTCAACATCCGTGACATGTTTCCCCGCGACAACGATGACGATGCCGACACCGTCTCCCGTGCCATGAGCGACCCGGGCCTCCATGAAGCTGCATATTCGGAGATCAGTGCAGACTCCGGACGTGACTCCCTGTTCACCCGACCCGGGCTCGGCACCATGGTGTTCAGGAGGAACTACATGAGTGGAGGCATGTTTGGTATCGGGGCCCGAGATGAAGGGAGCGTAGCAGGGAGTGAACCTTTGGGCCGGGCACCTAATGTTCGTCTACGAGGACGTCTGCCTCAACGCTCACCCAGCTTTGATGAAGACAGTATCGGCAGCGCCTTGAGCCTGCAAGAAAGAAACCTTCAGGAGTTGCCCTGGGAGGAGACTGACGTTGGGTTGGATCAGGACTTGGAGCCAGAGAACAGTCCTCTGGAGACCTTCCTGGCCTCTCAAAGCCTCAGTGAGTTCATGCAGATCTTCAGGAGGGAGAAGATCGACCTGCAGGCTCTGCTGCTTTGTTCAGATCAGGACCTCACCAGCATTCACATCCCTTTGGGCCCCAGGAAGAAACTTCTGGATGCCTGCAAGAGACGTTTGGAAACCCTAGATGAACCAGAGGCCATTGAAGACACTGAGCTTTGA
- the LOC139303505 gene encoding proton channel OTOP3-like, which produces MNSDPGVTELDSSWSPPSDEPVKSSDQELDPVLVWVPSGRRLISGLLGLNVVLLGAALVAGQAFNPKDLKHQEPQVFMLLLMGVSLVWMMWYLLWARKQPGICPHKDHHAGGITVTLVLILFAAFSLLLFICRVGYLISLRECKPAAKVLSPFIEAPFLLLQTYLLWAHSKDCVHKHKIITRSGLMLILSADLLLWLNAVTEDTVHEEIELEREDRLHFSNTNSSEADDSDSAGISNLTLCQCSGSAACLAFRKGFEILYPFNMEYYLMAGCMIYVMWKNVGRRMSPGHHHHVTQKLTLSIVYQGGVIFGLVFGALVLVAGVTVFILYQVWVSQQQLRLAAFLIFYGYHLAVMPVMSLCSLAGMLVHRLERRASEGGHNPTRSLDVILLVAAALGQLALSYFSLVAALAVGTGGALGDLDLSYSLLSLLELILQNIFIIEGLHRHPNLLAKRKEKQWSGIFKPKKKVAAPTQEERKTDISLLEGNSSAAVQEHDGKQAWTKRAIKEICAFLILSNVMLWVIPAFGVHPQFENGLGKQFFGFSAWFVLVNLGQPLSVFYRMHSVGALMELLISA; this is translated from the exons ATGAATTCAGATCCTGGAGTCACAGAGCTGGATTCCTCCTGGAGTCCCCCCAGCGATGAACCAGTTAAGAGCTCAGACCAAGAGCTGGATCCGGTGCTGGTTTGGGTTCCCAGTGGGAGGCGTCTGATCTCCGGTCTGCTGGGTCTGAATGTGGTGCTGCTGGGAGCGGCGCTGGTGGCCGGACAGGCTTTCAACCCCAAGGACCTGAAGCACCAGGAGCCCCAGGtgttcatgctgctgctgatggggGTCAGTCTGGTTTGGATGATGTGGTACCTGCTGTGGGCCAGGAAACAGCCCGGCATCTGCCCACATAAAGACCACCACGCCGGGGGGATCACTGTCACCT TGGTCCTCATCCTCTTCGCTGCgttcagtctgctgctgttcatctgCAGGGTTGGTTATTTGATCAGTTTGAGGGAGTGTAAGCCTGCGGCTAAAGTGCTCTCTCCATTCATCGAGGCTCctttcctcctgctgcag ACATATTTACTGTGGGCTCACTCCAAAGACTGCGTTCACAAACACAAGATAATCACCAG GTCTGGTCTGATGCTGATCCTCTCAGCagacctgctgctgtggctgaacGCAGTGACCGAGGACACCGTCCACGAGGAGATCGAGttagagagagaggacagactcCACTTCAGCAACACAAACTCCTCTGAGGCAGACGACTCGGATTCAGCAG GAATTTCCAACCTGACCTTGTGTCAGTGCAGTGGGAGCGCAGCCTGCCTCGCCTTCAGGAAAGGCTTCGAAATCCTGTACCCCTTCAACATGGAGTACTACCTGATGGCAGGCTGCATGATCTACGTGATGTGGAAGAACGTGGGTCGCAGGATGAGTCCAGGCCACCACCACCACGTCACTCAGAAGCTGACCCTGAGTATTGTCTACCAAGGTGGAGTCATCTTCGGCCTGGTGTTTGGCGCCCTGGTCCTCGTAGCAGGAGTGACCGTCTTCATCCTCTATCAGGTTTGGGtgagccagcagcagcttcGCCTCGCCGCCTTCCTCATATTTTACGGCTACCATTTAGCCGTCATGCCCGTCatgtctctctgctccctggCGGGGATGCTGGTCCACAGGCTGGAGAGGAGGGCGAGCGAAGGGGGGCACAACCCCACTCGCAGCCTGGATGTGATCCTCCTGGTGGCGGCCGCTCTGGGCCAACTCGCCCTGTCCTACTTCTCCCTGGTGGCGGCCCTGGCCGTGGGGACCGGCGGGGCTCTGGGGGACCTCGACCTGTCCTACTCCCTCCTCAGCCTGCTGGAGCTCATCCTCcagaacatcttcatcatcgAGGGCCTCCACAGGCACCCGAACCTCCTCgccaagaggaaagagaagcaGTGGAGCGGCATATTCAAG CCCAAGAAGAAGGTTGCTGCGCCaacacaagaggagaggaagacggaTATTTCTCTGCTGGAGGGGAACTCGTCAGCTGCTGTTCAAGAGCATGATGGGAAACAGGCCTGGACCAAAAGAGCGATAAAAGAAATCTGTGCTTTCCTCATCCTGTCTAATGTTATG CTGTGGGTCATCCCTGCGTTTGGAGTCCACCCCCAGTTCGAGAACGGCCTGGGGAAACAGTTCTTCGGCTTCTCTGCGTGGTTTGTTCTGGTG